The Aphis gossypii isolate Hap1 chromosome 3, ASM2018417v2, whole genome shotgun sequence genome includes a region encoding these proteins:
- the LOC126551416 gene encoding uncharacterized protein LOC126551416, translated as MMCFKTIVLLSAIACLVSAEKRSLKERIFNCKLIPLKKHHSIFNTVIPSIEHSLPVDSAVPIDYTVPTGVPTLGIEPVSTPLPDVPQQEVQYPPQQEVQYPPQPEAQYPAPQQEGQPPVTPQQEVLNPPQQEVQYPPLSEVQNPPQQQILYPPQHEGQRPSQHYVAQNPPSNEGLYPPQHNGQYYPSQNEGLYYAPSNYQGFTNVPYNYPVYGQNVLRSVKSFDGQTYTTHQRPSYRINTLFPQPIPYYNNPHSYGLYAAPQYNYVPQAPKTPKALVKST; from the exons atgATGTGTTTTAaa accatCGTGTTGTTATCCGCTATTGCGTGTTTGGTCAGTGCCGAAAAGAGATCACTGAAAGAACGTATTTTCAATTGCAAACTCATCCCGCTTAAAAAACATCATTCTATTTTTAACACTGTCATCCCGTCAATCGAGCACTCTCTCCCGGTCGATTCTGCTGTTCCTATCGATTATACCGTTCCTACAGGAGTTCCTACACTTGGAATAGAGCCTGTTTCTACGCCGTTACCTGATGTACCACAGCAAGAAGTTCAGTACCCACCACAGCAAGAAGTTCAGTATCCACCACAACCGGAAGCGCAGTATCCTGCACCGCAGCAAGAGGGACAGCCTCCTGTAACGCCACAACAAGAAGTGCTTAATCCACCACAACAGGAAGTACAGTATCCACCACTATCGGAAGTGCAGAATCCGCCACAGCAACAAATATTGTACCCCCCGCAACACGAGGGCCAACGCCCTTCACAACATTATGTAGCTCAGAATCCACCATCAAATGAAGGGTTGTATCCACCGCAACACAATGGGCAGTATTATCCATCTCAAAACGAAGGACTGTATTATGCACCGTCGAACTACCAAGGTTTTACTAATGTCCCATATAACTACCCCGTCTATGGGCAAAATGTACTGAGGTCCGTGAAGTCTTTCGACGGCCAAACGTATACAACCCACCAACGACCATCATACAGAATTAATACGCTTTTTCCACAGCCAATCCCATACTACAACAACCCACATTCGTACGGCTTGTACGCTGCTCCACAATATAACTATGTGCCACAAGCGCCAAAAACACCTAAAGCCCTCGTAAAATCGACTTGa
- the LOC114126671 gene encoding cuticle protein 7-like — protein MFSKVAVCFACIAVFAVRAQYYPSAAVVPAAPVAYPAYPAAVYHPVNPNPSYAYKYGVSDPATGDYKTAEESLSNGVVQGQYSLAEPDGTVRTVSYTADDVNGFVAQVTKGAKVVAPAAPVYAAPAKVYTAPAPVYTAPAPVYSAPVYAPAVHAPVYTPAVSYPFPYKRQA, from the exons ATGTTCTCCAaa GTAGCAGTTTGCTTTGCTTGCATCGCCGTATTCGCGGTCCGTGCTCAGTACTACCCGTCCGCTGCCGTGGTTCCCGCCGCCCCGGTCGCTTACCCCGCTTACCCAGCGGCCGTCTACCACCCGGTCAACCCGAACCCGTCGTACGCTTACAAGTACGGCGTGTCCGACCCGGCCACCGGCGATTACAAGACAGCCGAAGAGAGCCTGTCCAACGGCGTAGTCCAAGGACAGTACAGCCTGGCCGAACCCGACGGCACCGTCAGGACCGTGTCGTACACCGCCGATGACGTAAACGGTTTCGTGGCCCAGGTCACTAAGGGCGCCAAAGTCGTCGCCCCCGCTGCCCCGGTGTACGCGGCCCCGGCCAAGGTGTACACCGCCCCGGCCCCTGTTTACACCGCCCCAGCTCCGGTATACTCCGCCCCGGTGTACGCACCCGCCGTCCACGCCCCGGTGTACACTCCTGCCGTTTCGTACCCATTCCCGTACAAACGTCAAGCGTAA
- the LOC114126670 gene encoding larval cuticle protein A2B-like, with amino-acid sequence MAFRFAVFTSVLAAVAYGSPVYTPYAASPYEVAQYSPALYAPVPYYAAAAKSYDADYDPNPSYSYAYDVHDQLTGDSKSQHESRQGDVVHGSYSLVDPDGTRRTVDYTADPHNGFNAVVTKEPLVKGYAAAPARAAYPVKTYAPAPAVYPATVNAYAPIYPAVKAYAPSPYQTAYPAYH; translated from the exons ATGGCTTTCAGG TTCGCAGTATTCACGTCCGTCCTAGCAGCAGTGGCCTACGGTTCTCCCGTGTACACGCCCTACGCGGCGTCCCCCTACGAGGTCGCCCAGTACTCGCCCGCCCTGTACGCGCCGGTACCGTATTACGCGGCGGCGGCCAAGTCGTACGACGCAGACTACGACCCGAACCCGTCGTACTCGTACGCGTACGACGTGCACGATCAGTTGACGGGCGACTCGAAGAGCCAGCACGAGAGCAGACAGGGCGACGTGGTGCACGGATCGTACAGTCTGGTGGACCCGGACGGTACCAGACGGACTGTCGACTACACGGCGGACCCGCACAACGGTTTTAACGCGGTCGTCACCAAGGAACCGCTGGTCAAGGGTTACGCGGCCGCACCCGCCCGCGCTGCATATCCGGTCAAGACGTACGCGCCCGCGCCCGCCGTCTACCCCGCAACCGTCAACGCTTATGCGCCGATCTATCCGGCCGTCAAGGCGTACGCGCCGTCACCGTACCAGACCGCATACCCGGCTTATCACTGA